The window attaatactccctccgtcccttaatacttttctcatttgtacttttcacgtttgccaacacacacttttaatcaattatatctttttttttttttgaaaccaatcAATTAtctttagttttgtattattattaaataaaaaaatcactgtattaaagtactcataaatacgaatccaacaagaccactcatgactatattttatcttatagattagacgtaaattagtaatttgtctcatgttatgaacagtgccgacatttcaaacgagaaacgtttttagagacggagggagtattttgtaAGCTACTACATATATGCgcgcacatatatatattgaaaatataaaaacatgaGTCATATAAATCCGTGGTTCAGTAGAAAAAAATTCGGTTCAACCAAAAATATTGATATGAAGGTTAAAAGAAGATCAGACTCAAAAAGTTTCACTTTTtacaaaatcaaactcaaaataattttctgtcaaaaaaaaactcaaaattaaaatttggctTAAATTGCGTAATCTGAATGCACTAGAAATTAATCAATTTGGGTTGGTAATTTAGAAGGTTCTCGCTCGGCCCGTACCTAACAgaaactttaatttttttttaaaaaagaagtgCAAGCGACAGGGAAACTGAACAGAGGAAGAGAGGAGACGCGGAGGAGCAGCAGGATCGTTGGTGAGCCAACCAAAATGGTGGCTGATGATGAAAAGGCATCCACTCTTTGTCCAAAAAGAAAACATCAAGATGCAGCAGGCTCTAGTGGCGCTGTTGATGCTCTCTCTGTTTCCCCAACGATAACCCTAATCGACCCCAAAGTGTTAGATTGCGTCTTCTGCCACACTTTCCTCAGCATCCCCGTCTACCAGGTCTCTTCTTATTATTTACTCTTTCTGCTCTCTCGTTTCTTTACGTTTTTTTCAACGactattttgaatatttttcttgtcctgtataaaatttaaacattatacTGCACAtctatcaaaagaatcttcctCAACTAGAGCAGGAAAATCAGTGTGCAGGTTTAAATGGTTGTGCTCACGAAAATGTCATAGTTTGTTTTTCCTTTAACCCAGCCTTTTTTTAAACCTTCTAGCTATTTCTCTTTTGGGTTATGTTCCTGACAACCGTGTGTCACGGAGGGGTTATCTAGCACACTGTACAAAGCTGTTGGATCTATATTTTACGGGCTCAGAttcaatcttattttttaaTGGGTTCGCTATTAATATCCGCGGACCGGCATCCGGAAAGGCGGTTCTGTGGATATTTATAgcggatacattaaaaaaaatccgaGCCCTTAAAATAGATCTAACGCCCCtgtacagtgtgttagataatAGAGCGAAGGAGATCTATACCTTGGTTTTATCATGGTTTGAATGTGCTACTATAGACTTTAAATGGCAAGAGAGATGAGAAAAAGGGAAGACATCTTAAGAATTTATGATTGTAATGAAGGATAAATGTCGAATGCTAAGGCTTCGTTCACCTGGATAGAATGAATGAGGAAATAATGTAATGAAATTTGTACTTTTTTTCCGGGGAGTTTGGtgaaattgttttaaattttttattcctTCGCGCTGTTCAAATTATTTGAACTAGAATTTTAACCTACATGTTTATAGAAGGAATAAGGATTGTTACATTCAATTTGTTCATGGTTCATTTTTTCAGCAATTCTCATCAAAGAAAATTGGGAAATTCTTGATGGTACACTCATAcatttggcttttctcaatggtaCCATCGCATTTTTGACTTCTCTCTATGGTACCcttgtacttttaatttactctattgatttcaaactgtaaaacaaattgtatatttgaaatccttgcgaaaagttacataaaatagactcttaaatcatgtaaaacagagtcaaaatgaGTGAGATATATTCAAACTTCATAACCAAACTTTGTCATTAATATCTCACtcattttgactctgttttacatgatttaaggatctattttatgtaacttttcgcaaggatttcaaatatataatttgttttacagTCTGAAATCAATAGAGAGTATATCAAAAGTACACGTaccatagagagtaaattaaaagtacgaggATATCACtggtagaagtcaaaaatgcgatggtaccattgagaaaagccaattcTATGAGTGTACCATCAAGAATTTCCCAAGAAAATTTAACCTCTTCCGTGTTTATTAACTATTCTCTTATACATTGTTCTTTCTTCATTAaatctttttataatatttcattccattctcacTAATTGAACGCAACCCAATACTTGTGTAAAGTTTAAAACTTAATAACTATCATACTATAGCAAACCgagtgaaataataatttggACGAGAGAGTTATATGTTCATGTAGTTCATCAGTTGGTCAATAGACGGGGAAGTAACATGTAATCACAATTCACACCCACATATATATAGAATGGTTACCATTGTGTCACCAGTAGACTTCTCGGCAGCTGAAAAGGGACATAGTATCATTCTTGCCATATAGGTTCTATATGGTGCTTTTTTAGTGTCTCTTGGGCGCCTAATCGCCCACTAGACCTCACCTGGTCAAGATCACAGCCTGACCAGCCCCAATGGTAGTGACAATTTTGGGATCAGTCTTGCAACTATATTGTTGAATGCTACAAGCTGATCGCACAGATATCCTTAATATCCTTGTGCTTTAATGCAGTTTTCTCTTAGTGGCCATGTTCTTGTTGTTACATATACGTGTTCAAAGACATACAAACCCTGATATAAATTGCAAACCAAAATTTCAAGCCTCTTTCTTGaatttctttaaattttgaaataacacATGTGTATGTCTCTTGAGTATTATTCACATGTAATTATTATTGAATTTGCATTTATGAAAATCACACCATTACTTATGTGTTAGCTTTAGGTTTATGTTAATTCCATACGTGAAACTAAAACAAATGAGGTTCATTTATGTAACAGAACATTTCTATGCAtcctatatttatatttgttgtaTTACATTGTAGTGTGACAACGGACATCTGTCCTGCTCTGCCTGCTGCCGCACCTTGAAAAAAACCACTTGCCCTACATGTTCCTTGCCAATTGGCAAAAACCAAAGTCTGGCTGTTGAGAAGGTTCTCAAGTCAATCAAAATCTCATGTAAGAACATAACCTATGGGTGCAAAGAGACAATTAGATTCGACAAAAAATATGATCATGAGTCCTTTATGTGCATCCACCAACCATGCTCATGTCCTCAGCATGGCTGTGAATTTCTGGCTTCCTCCAAGATACTGTACTTGCACTACTACGAGAAACATTTACATTCCGCTATCAACTTCAACTACAATTCCTTTTTTACTGTTCCTATTAAGAAGGGTGTGAAAAATGTAATTCTTCAGGAAAGTACGGACAAAACACTGTTTGTTCTTAATTATGGTGTTCAAAGTATTGGAAGTGTGGCTAATATTATCTGTATCGCACAAAAATCATCCAAGAAATGTTTCTCATATGAACTTGTAGCATGGAAAGGGGATAACAGTGTCAAGTTAGAGTCTCTCACTAAGAGTAAGCAAAGCTACTTTCCGTGTCTTCAATGGTCATGGTATCTTTATTCAACGGCATTTCTTTTGGTTCCATCATATTTTCTGGATTCTTCCGGAGGGCACAACTTCCAGGTCTGTATACGGAGTGGACCACAAGGAAAATCTTGACATGAAGACTTGCTTCAGTCAAACTAAGCATTTTATCATATTGCAATCAGTTGAAAATTTATAGAGGGTGCTTGGCCCGGGAAGTATGGAGCTTGTTTCGTTAAAAACTCAACTTTTGCTTATTACTATGTGTTTGTTTTTAGAAGCATGTTGTACTTTATGGGATTTTAGAAGGAGAAGAAGCGGCCGGTTAGCTTTTTTGTTTGTAGCTATTAACATATCCTTTCTCTggctggaaaaaaaaacactcaGCTAGTAACATATCGTTTAAATAGAAAAATACTCTGTCTAGTAGTGATATGGACTGATGTAACGATGATCAAACACAATTTGCTTttagtaatttgtattttaagttgACCGAGTGACTTAAGTTTCATGTATTAAATTTGTGTTAAATATGttcgttttgtttttttaaatatgttcattttgttattattacaaAATAAGCAGATTTACTTGtattaaaaatcatcaaacaatcaACAAGAACCCCAGTATTTCATATTTGATGCGgcgataattatattttctcttttatatttaaaaatacgatttttctatggtgtgcccatgggcacacattaagcaccaaaatttatgaaattggagggtttctattggcttactttctttaataatggtggacccccctgcagttacaacaaccacaccaatcaaaaccctccatttttattaatgttagtgcttagcatgtgcccatgggcacacactagccaaactgttaaaaataaagtatatcATTGTTGTATAATAAAACATCAGTGTGGTGAGGATTTTTTGTTTTGCATTGTCTGTTGTAGACTTGTAGAAGAAATATATCATATCACCCAACTTGCTATGACATGTGAGTACAGTGCGATTATTATTAATCAAACtagatatttgatttttttaatgatcatgaaaaatatatttcatttttgatTTCAGTCAGATAATTATTtggtaattattttaatatctgtattttaagttataataaaaaaataatatttttggtgaGTCTTGATAACAAAATCATGACAAAATCTTGTAAAAGCTGAAAGttaattttttccaaaataaaaaaGACTTGCTTTTCTTAAAATGTGCTTCTAGAAAAGCTTGTCGAACTTTTTTCTGGATTCAATCATtttcgcaaaaaaaaaaaaatcgacctattttatttgttttgaaatAACCAAATATTTTTTCACCTACACGGGAGGATGCTCCTAAAGTTTGTAAAATTATCAAAGGGACCTCAATCCGTCTCCTTTTTAGTCCATTTTATGTACGACTTTTTTCACCTTTGTTCATAAATTTTGACTTCGtagtttcttttaataaaaacatgtaTATTGAAGTtgtatttaagaaaataaatttcaaaaagaaaaacattaattttaatcATGTCAGATTCTCAAAAATACgtgaaaaaaaatcatatataaaatagatggGATTATATTACTGTCACGGTGTCACGACTGTTGACCCTCGGGACAGAATCATCCAAATTTCCCTCTTTGAAAGGCTTGCTTCGTTCTACCGTCATGATCGGCGTTTTCCATAATGCATCTTCTTCATAAGAATTTCTTCCAGTTTCTCTTTGTTCAACAGCAATTTTCTCCAAGAAATCATCTTGGCCATGAATAAAGCTtaccgtccctctcatttctttatattactttttaccACGTTTTTTAATACTCATTTATAGTATCAATTGGTGTGGTTTTTGTTATTAGAGAGGGCAAACTAATAAAAACCTTCTTCTAAATTTATAGATGTAGTACTTAggatgtgcccatgagcacattaTACAATAACTGTAATGAGTTTCTCAAGCATTAAAATCTATGaatttggagggttttgattagtgtaatttttgtaaatgCAGGGATCCACTATTATTAGAGAGAATAAACTAATTAAAAACttctaaattcatatattttggcACTTAGGATGCGTCCATGGGCACATCATAGAATTAccgttttataatatttttttttcagaataaaagtttgatgtttaaactcttattcaaaagaagaacttttttttaaaaagttgtgaagtaatatattttataaaaatttcaaaatatgtgCAAACCTGCtggagagacggagggagtagtacgcAATTATAAGTTTTTAACATAAGTTTCTTCCGCTTATGTGCAACTCCTCCCTTCATAGATTATTATGATGTTACAAACTCATGGGTAATATACTCATTCTGGTTCGTCGAGTTATATATGATTGAAATAACGGGCTGgacaaatatttttagatttttaaataataaattttataaattattttgaataaaaatttaaaatttaaaattcaaaaataagttataaaatgacagtttaaaatattatataaataccGTAAAGAAATTAGTAGGAGGCAAGAGAGATAGACCGGCGGAGTAACAAGATTACAAGAGCACTACAAAAACAGAGGAAAAGATACAACACAAAGTATTCAAGACAATTCTGATGGGGTAGCAGCTGAAACTTGAAAGGGAGCGGCAGGAGAGTTGTTGTCTAGATGGGAATACAACGGCTGACCTTAGGATACACCACGGTGGCCGGATGACCCATTATACGTCTCCCCTTAGCGTGCTTGAATATGTAAACCACAGCTCCCACCGGCCACTCCACCACCGCCGTCACAACCATGGCCACAAATCCAAGCGTCGGTCCCACTACCTTACACCTGCATGGGTTGCTGCGAGTACCACACTGCACGCATAACCCCATTCTATCTTATCACCACGTAGTCAGCGACGGAATCAGTATTTATTACGTGCTGTCAGTGACAGAATCAGAAATTTTTTTGGAATGAAAGACGAATTTAGTAGTGAGCAAAAGCTTTAGTAGATTGAAGGTCTTGAATTTGTGTTAAGGAGAGAGCTCTGCTATATTTATAGCTGAAAAAATTTTGTTTGATGAGTCATTGATGTTATTACTATTATTCATTGTTATCATCACTGATACCGTTATTATTCAATGTTATCCTATAGGCTACGAGTATCAATAAAGTTGATTACTTTACGCAACAAATCAAGCTGCTTTTTGATGTGCTGAGCGAGTATAGCATCTTAACGTGGTACAACGAGCGAGTGACACGTGGACTTTATTGATAGATCCCCGTTCTTACTTTATAAAAGTATCAGTGGTGGGGCTGGCTGTAGTACCGACCTCTACTGGGCTAGCATGTAATACCGACCTCTTATGTGGCCCATATAAGCAGACAAATATGTGGATACAGCCCATATCGCCACTATAACTTGCCAACTCGTCCGAGTAACAAAAAGTGAGGGAAGCAGCAAAATCgtttgatatttaatatataaaataaatataatgaagAAAAATAGTAAAGTAATGGAGAAAAGTAGTGAatagttgatttttatattataaaattttattatatttaataactgttgaacaataaagaactaaatgaaataaaattgttgaaatataaagaaacaaaaaatagtTGTGGGAGGgactaacaaacaaataggtgAGCTGGCAAATATAGGGATCACATGTTTTTCTGGACAATAGTATATCCATTATGATGTTATAAGATGATGAATAACTAACATAAATAGTTGGAACAGTTTCAGCCGAGTCGCCTGGTACAAGCTCGAGTTGCATGTCAAATCTTCTGAACAAATATTCATTTTTGGATTGGGAAGCTGAGCCAGAACTCTGTCAAAAGGCATAGTGGAGGTCTCGACCAGTGTTCAATATCTTGGCACGCTGATCACTGGAAATGATTCCTGCGATTTTGTTAAAATCGACAGCTTTCAGTTGATCAGCTAGGGTGCTAATAAACATGGAGCATAAGCATCCACATTATTGTTCTACAATGTAAAAATTCATGTTCTAGTTGTGTTGAATGAGAAGTGTATCCGCAGTAAGTTAGTAGAAAGAAGGTTATTTTAagtgatttaataaatataaaggCTTTTGTGATGGGatatatttttatgatgttTATGAATTAGATGCTTCACATATATATAGTGCTCTAAAGGGAAGCATCCAAATACAGCATACAGgatatattttttgtgtttaTGAATTTGAGGACGGTTGATGCATTATTGAGTTTCGAAACAGGATCTTCATACATTGATGCTATGAAGTAGAAAAACAAAGAAGATGTTGACAGTAGTAGAGCTAATTCGTCTGATAGTCTGATACCATAAATGCAATGAAAGCTTTTTTGTGGGAAAGGATTACCATTCCTTTGAGGTCTCCATCTTGATGGTATCGTACGGTTCGAGTGCGTTGATAAGTTCCATAACCAAGTCTCTCCCCTTTTCCTTTGCTGCAAGCGAAGCCTGCTAATCGAACAATTACAAAGGGAGTATTATGCAATGCAGGACTCCTAAACAACTTATTGGCTTATTACAGTTATTAGTATGCCAGACAAAATCATCAGAGAACTTATTGGCTTATAAGCATCATCATTAGCTGAATAAGAAGCCATATGTCTGGCTGCGCCAATGAGGACCTCAACCAGTTTAGTGTGTCCCCGTCTGCTGCAAAGTGAAGTGCagttttattattgaaattCCCTTGAACAAAATTTTTTTGTTTGCGAATTCCCTTGGGCATGTATGTCCTAATTTTGTGTATAAGTGTGAAAATAAGCAGATTCACGAAGAAAGGGCGTAAATACACATGCAAAGGGAAGAAAAGATACCCTATtcagaaaaaatttataaattcatatgATTCTTACAATGTCATGAATATAGATTGAACCTCACAACATCTGAACTGTAAATAAATTTGGAAATCGAAAATGAGGATGAACGTAAACACACTTCAAACTTcattaagcttttcttgtcttcGATCGTATCTCCACTTGATCAATAGACCAATAACAACGAGAAGGAAAAAAAAGCTAGATATGACGCAGACAGTAATGGCCAATGCTCGCGAGTGGGATAACACCAGATAAGTTCCGGTGATAAAAGTTAACATCATGGCGATAACAGAAACGATGTTGAGGCCAGCTGATGCATTATTGAGTCTTGACACACTGTGGGGATCTTCATACATGGAAGCGATAAAGTAGAGGAACAAGGAAGACGTTGATAGTAGGAGAGCTAGTGCATCACATACCATAAATGCAATGAAAGCTTTCTTGTTGGAAAGTACTACCATTCCTTTCAGATCCCCATCTTGATATAATCCGCCAGGCATCGTGAATCCAACCGTAAAAGCTACTGTAGTAATGAGAGCTGTAACAATAATTTGAGTGTTGGTCCTTTGCCTGTACCGATCAAGCTCATCCTTCTTTTgcataagatttttttttatcaacaatTTCTTGCCTTTCACAAATTCAGCATTTTTTCTCCTCAGTCTACTAGGGGCCAGTAAACTTTTTGGCATTTTAGATTTCTTATTGATGCTTCCCCGCCATGACATCAAGGTTTGCCAAAAATTCCGTTGCTGATCTTGAGCTTGGAAATCATCAAGTGCTTTCTTAATTTTTACCTACAATTGAAGGGTTGTAGATGAGTTTGGGCAACTGAAATGGTTTTGTAAACAAAAATCTAATAACGTACTGTTGTCTTGTGAACAAGGTTCTGAAACTTTGGGGTTACTACTTACTAACTAGTACTAAGAATACTCAACCATCTAAATTAGTACAAAAAGAGCAACTATAAACTAAATTAGTCTTTAGGCGAAAAATAGACTGACGATCATATATTGGTTAACAGCACTTACCTGATCTGCTACGATTTGATCTTTAAAATACAACATGTCGAAAGAAGTCCACTGTTGTTTGTTTTTCAGCGTTCTATCAACCTTCTCATGCTTTATGAGttctggaacaaaacaaccgtcGCGAATGAGCAGATGAAGCGGTGTATCACCGTTGACATCCTGCTGATTCAGAATCTTTTTAATATGCTCTTCTGGACACTTCTTTAAAATGTGCACTACCATATCTTTTTCACTTGCAAGCACCGCTAAGTGTAGTATATTTTGACGAGTAAGGCTATCAGCAGCGACATATAAATAAGTTGGTAATAGTTCCATAAGTTTTATCAATGTAAAAGTGTGCCCTTCTCTCGCTGCCACGTGAAGTGGTGTTGGTACCCACCATTTTTTGTTCGCAGACTCGTACTCCTCCGCTTTATACCCAACATGTAGTTTATCAAGTACCGATTCAAAATCATAATATGCAGCGTAATGCAGGGGTGTCCACCGTTCAAAGTCAGCTTTACTTGCTAGTTCGTCACCATGGTCTTTCAAGAGTCTAAGTACAGAATCTACATTCCAAAATTTGGTTTCAcgtgtaaatatatataataatagaaaATATGCTCTATAAATTTGATCAATATATAGACTTAATTgttactccctcagtcccatcCGATTGGTAACATTCGAGAGAGAAGGTTCAACATGTATTTCTAAAACAACCAATATTTAAGCAAGTTGCATACCTTCATCGCGTTTTATAATAGCAGTATGCAGAGCTGTCTGATTTTCATGCCCAATGTCTTTTTTGGCTTGGTAACTTCTCTTGAGTAAGTTGATCATATTTGTGTACTCCTTTTCCGGCTTCCTGGGAACTACGGAGAGTAGAAATATGAAATCCTTACTTTTTCTCACACGTCCATTTTTATATGCAGGATCTTCAGCTAATATCGTCTCAACCACTTCAAATTGAAATTCTCGAACTGACAGGCTTAAGACAGTGTCATATTTCTGGTCAGTTTTATCAAATACCGCTTCGTAACCCGAATATGACATTTTATCTCTTTTGCGGGATTTTATCAATTCTATAATCAAATGACTCCTCCCTTTTTCTGCAAGTGAAGCACAAGTGTTAATTATTACTTTCTTGTTAGCTCTCTTTTTTAGTTGCACAAAATATTTCAATTaagtaaaaattcaaaaaaaatgtgAAACTTGAAATAAGTAcattgaaatatttatttttggaaaatggaTAACAGAAAAGTGTAACGTATTTAAATTATTGCATATCTTATATATGTAGCACTATAGTAGTAGTAATATACTACTACATACCTCTTGGGAAGTTGATAATAGCAGTGTGCAAAGCAGTTGAAGTATCATCAGGACCATCTAGAGGTACACTATCTTTCCAGGACTCGCACATCGGTTTGATAATATCTTCGTAGCCTAATTTGATGGCAAGGTAGACTGGAGTTTCACCGAGATGGTTTTTGATATCACGTCCACTACGTGGAATGCTCTCCCCTATTATTGCCCAAGCAGTATCCAGGTGAGCATTGGTGAGTGCTAGGTGTAAGGCAGTCTCCTTATGTCGATTACGATGCCACACATATTCATAACATGAACTTATTGGATGCGAGGGATGAATATCAGTAGCTGATCGAGAATCCAGTATTCTGGCTGCAGCAATGAGGGCATCACACACTTCTAAGTGTCCCTTCTTGGCTGCAAGGTGAAGTGCAGTTTCATCATCACCGTTCAACTTGAACAATAGTTCTTTGTTTGCAAGCTTCTCAGTTATGAATTCTCTGTGTGCAAAATCTCTATACTTGGTTACAGTGTGATGAATAGCTTCATAGTTGATCTCCAGATCTGCTAGCTTCTCCCAATCAACAATGGCCTCACTATCCCCGGCTGTGGCAGCCGCGTACTCTGCTTCACCATCCATATTATTCTACGGGGTGTGTTTCACTCCAGCTGAATATTTTAATGTAAAGTGACAGCTAGCATCTGTCCGTGCACCGTACAACCAGATCGGTCTCACATGCTTGATGCTCTACCTACTAGTCAAtactgtttttatatatttgaatttgatcCGTCTCACATGCTGATGCTTTCTACCagtcaaatatttgtttttacacATTTATTTTCTTATCCAACTTTTTGAGGCAGTCCAAAGTCAACAACTTATACTTTGGTCAATGACTTCTTTTacaatttaaaactcaaattaaCTTATTTTATGGTCACGTTGAAGAGAGAAATAGTCCTTAAAATGAAACCATAGATACACTcaatttaaaatagattttcAGAATCAATACATGTTTTTTGAATTCGTTCTgtttgttcaaaaataattttaagatttaatacataaacacgacaTTTTTTTATGTGCAGTTCCGCTGCAGAATCCTTATTAGTACCAGAAGGTTGTAAGGATTCTTAGGCTAATGTTTCTGGGAGGAACATGAcctcttattatattatatattataaacttatatataataagcgtaagtgacataatttggtcgcatgatcacatggtccaaaagcttatcatctgttggatcgtatattgaacaaataagtaccgttagattggaacaaaattaacttctgttgtataaggcaactgatatctacttgcatgtttataattctttttctgaatccaaaacaaattctgtctttcacgtgtttatgatttttttaatccaaaataaatatttcctaccaattttaattgtagaatcatataaatcgcaccgtcacaaattattttttttataatatatattaaaattaaagtcggatattttaatccaaaataaatatttcctaccagttttaattgtagaatcatataaatcgcactgttacaaaattatttttatctaatatattttaaaattagtaagccaaatttaaatcatattataataattgtaatataaaatacatttataaatataatctaatggaagttgacgtcacatattctactcaatatatattaaaatttgatagaaaaaatttaatactttggcatgatacataagagaaaaagaatgacttgattacaatagtttatttgaagcccTTAATGACTGTGACGGTGTATTTTATACTGCATCGCCATTGTCGGATGATCGAACATGtgtaaccagtttttttttttacaggaacaagtctgaaatgtagaacctatatatttttagggttaaatagctaattcatcaCTAACCTGGCTCGAAACTTGCAACTGagtcatgttgttgaaaaaactttcaaacgcatcaccaagtaattaaaaactttcaaaagcaTCATTCTCCGTCAGTTCCGTTAAGTAATTAACGGAAagttcaaaaacatttttttaaaaaaatgaaaaaaatctaaaaaactcttaaaaaattcagaaaaatctggagaaaaaacagaaaattcataataaattcaaaaaattctgACAAAAATTCTAAAGTTCAAAAATATtctgaaaaaattcaaaaatcttaaaagaatatgaaaaaaatttggtgtcatgttttttttttcggattttagaaaaattgaaaagaataaaaaaaaaggtttgaaactttttgttttccatttttttaattttttgattttcatttattttattgatcacatttttcaaaaaaaaataatcagattttgttgaattttttcagaatttttcacgatttttttccaatttttttgattttttttgtttttttaatttttttttgaactttccgTTAATTACTTAACGAAACTGAC of the Daucus carota subsp. sativus chromosome 4, DH1 v3.0, whole genome shotgun sequence genome contains:
- the LOC108217736 gene encoding uncharacterized protein LOC108217736 — its product is MGLCVQCGTRSNPCRCKVVGPTLGFVAMVVTAVVEWPVGAVVYIFKHAKGRRIMGHPATVVYPKVSRCIPI
- the LOC108216899 gene encoding uncharacterized protein LOC108216899 → MDGEAEYAAATAGDSEAIVDWEKLADLEINYEAIHHTVTKYRDFAHREFITEKLANKELLFKLNGDDETALHLAAKKGHLEVCDALIAAARILDSRSATDIHPSHPISSCYEYVWHRNRHKETALHLALTNAHLDTAWAIIGESIPRSGRDIKNHLGETPVYLAIKLGYEDIIKPMCESWKDSVPLDGPDDTSTALHTAIINFPREKGRSHLIIELIKSRKRDKMSYSGYEAVFDKTDQKYDTVLSLSVREFQFEVVETILAEDPAYKNGRVRKSKDFIFLLSVVPRKPEKEYTNMINLLKRSYQAKKDIGHENQTALHTAIIKRDEDSVLRLLKDHGDELASKADFERWTPLHYAAYYDFESVLDKLHVGYKAEEYESANKKWWVPTPLHVAAREGHTFTLIKLMELLPTYLYVAADSLTRQNILHLAVLASEKDMVVHILKKCPEEHIKKILNQQDVNGDTPLHLLIRDGCFVPELIKHEKVDRTLKNKQQWTSFDMLYFKDQIVADQVKIKKALDDFQAQDQQRNFWQTLMSWRGSINKKSKMPKSLLAPSRLRRKNAEFVKGKKLLIKKNLMQKKDELDRYRQRTNTQIIVTALITTVAFTVGFTMPGGLYQDGDLKGMVVLSNKKAFIAFMVCDALALLLSTSSLFLYFIASMYEDPHSVSRLNNASAGLNIVSVIAMMLTFITGTYLVLSHSRALAITVCVISSFFFLLVVIGLLIKWRYDRRQEKLNEV